AGGGAACGCACGAGCAGCTTCTGGCGAAGAACGGCTTTTACGCCGACCTGTATCACAGCCAGTTCAGCCGCCGCAAACGTCAGGAAGCGATTTGATCGCTCCAATCAAGCAGAGACGGGTTTCGCCGACCTTTGGCGGCGAAACCCGTCTCTTTGCTTAAGAATTGAAGTTCAACGATAGGCCGGATGATATTCGTTCTTCTCTTCCAAGAAGAAACGGCTGACACCGGCCTTTGGAAAAATGCAATATTTTCCCTCAAATAGAGATGATAAGGCGACTTGGAATAAAATAAAACGAACAGCTCGCCTTTTCCAATAACAAAAAAAATCGCGTGAACGTCGCACGCGATTTTTTTGCCGCCGCTCGGCGGGGCGCCGGTCGGCGAAGAGACCGCCCGCCGGAACGGCCGCGCCTCTTTTATTCATATCGAAGCGATTCAATCGGCTGCATGCGGGCAGCCTTGCTCGCGGGGTAAATGCCGAAGAACAGCCCGATGCCGGCGGAAAATCCGAATGCCAGCAGGACGGCCCACCACGAAACCAGGAACGGCCATTTCGTAATGAGCGAGAACAAATAAGCGCCGCCAAGCCCCAGCAGGGCCCCTAATATGCCGCCCATAAAACAAAGCACCACGGCCTCGACGATAAATTGCCACAGAATAACGCCGGGCGTCGCTCCGATCGCCTTGCGGATTCCGATTTCCCGGGTCCGCTCGGTGACGGAAACGAGCATGATGTTCATGACGCCGATTCCGCCGACAAGCAAGGAGATGCCGGCGATCGATCCGATAATGATTTGCAGGATGCTGAACACGGAGCCGACCAGATTCTGGGCTTCTTCCCCCGTTTGCGAGAAATAAGCCGCGGCGGTCGTTTGATGACGGCTGGCGAGCGTGCTTTTCACCTGATCGATCACTCTGGCCATTAGCTCTGCGTCGCCCGAATCCGCCCTCACATATAACGTGCTCAGCCGACTGACGCCCCCTCCGAGAGCGGAGGAAACCGTTTCGATGGGAACATAAGCCGAATATTGATTTTTTGTCGGGATGGAAAACAAGCCTTTTGGCGTCTCATACACCCCAACAATTTGGTAATTGGAACCGTTCATCTGCACTTTGCGGCCGATCGCCCGCTCGTCCGTGCCGAAATAAGTCTCGGCATAATTCGATTCGACGACAAGCACCTTGCGGCGGGAACGCTCCTCGGAGCCGGTAAAGAAGCGGCCTGCGGTCAGCTTGATATTTTCCACCTTGACCCGGTCCGCCGTCGTCGCACTTAATGAGAACCGGATGTCGTCCCTGTTCGCTTTGCCTTCCAGGACGGCGTTCGTTTGACCGGAAATCGCCGCTACTCCGGCATTTCGGCTCAGCGCCTTCACATCCTCCAGCGTCGGCACCAGCCGTTCGCTCGTGCTGATTCCCTGCGAAGAGTCCGGAACCACGATAAAGAAGCCTTCGCCATAATTATCGATATCCGATACGATCGAGGACTTCCCCGCCTGACCGACCGAAACGACGGTTACCACCGCAGCCACGCCGACCACGATACCGATCATCGTCAGAAACGATCTGAATTTGTTGTCGCGCAAGCTTTCCAAAGATACGAGAATGCTTTCGAGCAGATTCATTCCTGCCTCCTGTCTTCGTTCCACCGATCCTCCAGCAGCGCACCGTCGGTGAAGCGCAGGATTCGTTTCGAATAGGCCGAAATATCCGGTTCGTGCGTGACGATGACAACGGTGACGCCTTCGTCGTTCAACTGCATAAACAGCTTCATAATGTCGATCGAGGATTGCGTATCCAAATTGCCGGTCGGTTCGTCCGCCAGGAGAACGGTCGGATTCATCGCGAGCGCCCGGGCAATCGCCACCCGCTGCCGCTGGCCTCCCGACAGCTCGTTCGGACGGTGGGACAATCGCTCCCCGAGACCTACCCTTTGGAGCAGCTCGGCCGCTCTCGCTCTCCGCTCGGATCTGCCGACTCCGCCGTAAACCATCGGCAGCTCGACGTTGCGCAGCACGCTCTGCTTGGGCATGAGATTAAAATTCTGGAACACAAAACCGATCTTGCGGTTACGGATGGCGGCCAGCTCTGTTTCCTGCAGCGACTGCACTTCCCGGCCGTCCAGAAAATATTTTCCTTCCGTAGGCACGTCCAGGCATCCGAGAATATTCATGACGGTGGATTTACCGGAGCCCGAAGGGCCCATAATCGCCACGAATTCGCCTGCCCCGATCGTCAAATCCGTGGCCTTCAACGCCTGAACCTGTATATCGCCGTTGATGTAGCTTTTGGAAACGCCCTGCAGCCGAATCACGACGCCTTCACCTTGGTTCCGTCCTTGATGTTTCCGGATACGTCCGACACGACCCGGTCCGAAGCCGTAAGCCCCTTCAGCACTTCGACCCGTTCTCCATCGTCCTGGCCCGCCGTAATTTCCGTCTTGACGGCGCGGCCGTCCGTCACTTTATACACGAACGAACGGTCTCCTTCACGGCCGACGGCATTTAACGGAAGCAAGAGATGCGGATCGCCCGGCAAAGCAAACTCCACATTCACGTCGTAGCCCGGCTTCAGCGGCTTCGCCTGCTGATCGGTTCCGGCATTGTCCACCTCGATGACAACCTGTACGGACGAATCGGTAGCGTCCGCCGATGCGGTTGTCGCCACCGGAGCGATGGCCGTAACCTTCCCTTTGACGGTTTGCGGAAACGCGTCGCCGGTAATGTCCGCTTCCATCCCCGGCTTCACATTTGAAGCATCGACCTCCAGCAGCGAAGCTTTGACCTGAAGATGATTCGTATTTGTAATGACCGCCACTTTCGCCCCTTGAGCGATCGATTGGCCCGCCTCCGCATCCAGCTCCACAATCGTTCCGCTGCCGATTGCCGCAAGCGATGCGGCCTCCTGCTTCGTCTGCAGCGAATCGATCAGCAGCTTCTCGTTCGCAATCTGCATGTCCACCGAAGCGGTATCCGGTTTTTCAACGTCCGCGGCAGAATCGATCTCATGATTGGCAAACTGCGTTTTGACGTCGTCGAAATGCTTCTTCAGCACGGACGTTTTCTGGTCCTCCAGCGATTTCAGCGTATTTTGCTCCTGCTTTAATTGCAGCTTGATGTCATCCATATTGAAGGTCAGAAGCGTCTGTCCTTGTTCGACGGCATCCCACTCCTGAACGGCCACATCCCGAATCGGGGCGGTTACCGGGCTGTAAACCGTATACGTCTTGGCCGCCTCGAGCTTGCCGCTCGCGAACACGCTGGCCGATATCGTCCCTTCGCTGGGCGAAGTCAGGCCGACCTTCAAGCTTTTATTGATTTGAAACAAGTTCCAGGCGATTAAAAGCAAAATGGAAGCGCCCAGGATAATCGCGATTCCGATTTTTTTCTTCAAGAAGCGTTTCCCCCTATCTGCTGCCGATCAAACCGCCAATAACGGTCAAAATCAGCCAAATCACAATCACATAGACGGTCACTTTTCCGGACCTGACACCGGTCATGACCTTCGTTCCGACGACCTGAAGCCCAAGTCCCCATAGCGAAAAGGGATTGAAAATGTTCAGGATGACAAAAAGGATCCCTTTCTTCACCGGGAGCAAAGCGGCGGGACTCAGGATGATGTCGTTTATACTGCCGGCGTCCGTTGCCCTCAGCAGAATTCCGGTTAAGAGAGCTCCGATAACGCCCGGAATTGAAGCATATATGGCCGTTTTCACCAGCTGCATATATTTGGCTTCGCCTTGAACCAGCGCGTTCACCAGCTTAAGCCGCAATCCCGTGATGAAGAAGATGACGATAAGCGAAACGATTGAACCTATGTATGCCCCGACCTCAGCGATGCGCAGGACGCTGGATTCCGATACGCCCTGAACAGGCGCCTTCTGAAGCTGCTCGTGAACCGTCTTATGAATGATGGGCATTTGCAGCCACGTACCGGCGGCGAGCATGACGATAATGACGAGAATTACCCACCATCCGCCCCCCTCCTTCAATTTCTTGAAGGCCGCTTCGGGCGACACCAATACGGTGAATAGTTGGCTCGTCCTTTTCCTCCCGATCGATCGGATTTATGGAAAAATTATAGTTGACCTGCATAGGGCTGACAACAAATAGAGTCAACATTAATAAAAACTTTAGAATCTGCATGTTTTTTCATGCACAGAGGAAATTTTCCTGTCAGATTGTTTTACGGAGAGGCTGAGGCTGAGGTTTCAACGGAATTTCTCTCGTCAGGCGATTTCTCTTGCGATAAATCGTCAGGCGGTCCCGTATAATAGAAGAAAGAGCGTACCCGCGTTTTATAGCGGACAAACCGGTCCATACTGACTATTAAAGGGGAACCGGGAGGGATACCGATGTTCAGACGATTCAATTGGGGACTGCTGGCCGCAATCGGATTTTCGGCAATGGTATGGGTACTGATCATTATTTGG
This genomic window from Paenibacillus humicola contains:
- a CDS encoding efflux RND transporter periplasmic adaptor subunit; protein product: MKKKIGIAIILGASILLLIAWNLFQINKSLKVGLTSPSEGTISASVFASGKLEAAKTYTVYSPVTAPIRDVAVQEWDAVEQGQTLLTFNMDDIKLQLKQEQNTLKSLEDQKTSVLKKHFDDVKTQFANHEIDSAADVEKPDTASVDMQIANEKLLIDSLQTKQEAASLAAIGSGTIVELDAEAGQSIAQGAKVAVITNTNHLQVKASLLEVDASNVKPGMEADITGDAFPQTVKGKVTAIAPVATTASADATDSSVQVVIEVDNAGTDQQAKPLKPGYDVNVEFALPGDPHLLLPLNAVGREGDRSFVYKVTDGRAVKTEITAGQDDGERVEVLKGLTASDRVVSDVSGNIKDGTKVKAS
- a CDS encoding ABC transporter ATP-binding protein — encoded protein: MIRLQGVSKSYINGDIQVQALKATDLTIGAGEFVAIMGPSGSGKSTVMNILGCLDVPTEGKYFLDGREVQSLQETELAAIRNRKIGFVFQNFNLMPKQSVLRNVELPMVYGGVGRSERRARAAELLQRVGLGERLSHRPNELSGGQRQRVAIARALAMNPTVLLADEPTGNLDTQSSIDIMKLFMQLNDEGVTVVIVTHEPDISAYSKRILRFTDGALLEDRWNEDRRQE
- a CDS encoding YIP1 family protein; the protein is MSPEAAFKKLKEGGGWWVILVIIVMLAAGTWLQMPIIHKTVHEQLQKAPVQGVSESSVLRIAEVGAYIGSIVSLIVIFFITGLRLKLVNALVQGEAKYMQLVKTAIYASIPGVIGALLTGILLRATDAGSINDIILSPAALLPVKKGILFVILNIFNPFSLWGLGLQVVGTKVMTGVRSGKVTVYVIVIWLILTVIGGLIGSR
- a CDS encoding ABC transporter permease, with amino-acid sequence MNLLESILVSLESLRDNKFRSFLTMIGIVVGVAAVVTVVSVGQAGKSSIVSDIDNYGEGFFIVVPDSSQGISTSERLVPTLEDVKALSRNAGVAAISGQTNAVLEGKANRDDIRFSLSATTADRVKVENIKLTAGRFFTGSEERSRRKVLVVESNYAETYFGTDERAIGRKVQMNGSNYQIVGVYETPKGLFSIPTKNQYSAYVPIETVSSALGGGVSRLSTLYVRADSGDAELMARVIDQVKSTLASRHQTTAAAYFSQTGEEAQNLVGSVFSILQIIIGSIAGISLLVGGIGVMNIMLVSVTERTREIGIRKAIGATPGVILWQFIVEAVVLCFMGGILGALLGLGGAYLFSLITKWPFLVSWWAVLLAFGFSAGIGLFFGIYPASKAARMQPIESLRYE